A genomic segment from Leptospira ryugenii encodes:
- a CDS encoding MotA/TolQ/ExbB proton channel family protein translates to MQDFVEIGENLVFLAMTIASVIALGVFLERILYYRKSMGKLNDQFLTEVRHALHEKPEVTWEAPLTHTSSYWRFVHFALRQIGMNRKGLDESLEGQIISEKIEFEKRLPILNTLGNNAPFIGLLGTVLGVIKAFYGLGTLGASGADVVMRSISTALLATAAGLGVAIPVVMANNYFSRKSKVILQNLEILKKEFIAFQMNKNKV, encoded by the coding sequence ATGCAAGATTTTGTAGAAATAGGGGAAAATTTAGTCTTTTTAGCCATGACCATTGCTAGTGTCATTGCTTTGGGTGTTTTTTTGGAAAGAATTTTATACTATCGAAAGTCGATGGGCAAATTGAATGACCAATTTCTAACAGAAGTTAGACATGCTTTGCATGAAAAACCAGAAGTTACATGGGAAGCACCGTTAACACATACTTCTTCTTATTGGAGATTCGTACACTTTGCACTTCGTCAAATTGGTATGAACAGAAAAGGATTAGATGAAAGCTTAGAAGGCCAAATCATTTCTGAAAAAATAGAATTTGAAAAGCGCCTGCCTATCCTCAACACTTTAGGAAATAACGCACCTTTCATTGGTCTTTTAGGGACTGTTTTAGGTGTGATCAAGGCTTTTTATGGTCTAGGTACACTCGGTGCTTCGGGAGCGGACGTAGTTATGCGATCCATTTCAACTGCGCTATTGGCTACCGCGGCAGGTCTTGGTGTTGCGATACCAGTTGTAATGGCAAATAACTATTTTTCAAGAAAGTCGAAGGTAATCCTTCAAAATCTTGAAATACTCAAAAAAGAATTCATCGCTTTCCAAATGAATAAAAACAAGGTGTAA
- a CDS encoding ExbD/TolR family protein — MAQSSSQEEEIGSINITPMVDVILVLLVIFMVTANFLKKESININLPKVQAADPNIAESIQVAITKNGAVLLEGKDIQIPALMRDLERKAKLKPNMRLTLSADESLPYGKITELMGLIRKAGVTKIALSVKK, encoded by the coding sequence ATGGCACAGTCGAGCTCACAAGAGGAAGAAATCGGAAGTATAAATATCACTCCTATGGTGGATGTGATTCTGGTGTTGCTTGTGATTTTTATGGTCACTGCAAACTTTCTAAAAAAAGAAAGTATCAACATCAATTTACCAAAGGTGCAAGCTGCCGATCCAAACATTGCAGAATCCATTCAAGTGGCGATCACCAAAAATGGAGCTGTCCTTTTAGAAGGCAAAGATATTCAAATCCCAGCATTGATGCGAGATTTGGAACGTAAGGCAAAGTTAAAACCAAATATGCGCCTTACACTCTCTGCCGATGAATCCTTGCCTTATGGAAAAATCACTGAGCTAATGGGATTGATCCGCAAAGCAGGCGTTACAAAGATCGCATTAAGTGTAAAAAAATGA
- a CDS encoding energy transducer TonB, which translates to MKKYLKYIAKFSHSVRQNRERLFHLCLALSFILHTASYAAYRISQMQVDEEVSENTEFEDVDMNFDDIPPELIGGTSSPAPVEKSEWIEGSNKNKEDEPDNSDLNPNQLSGNGTDKDGYLFSFNGDKPPTPIVDFDLKDYFPAQARAANISEKTVILMVQVNEDGTLESAKIVSGKAGYGFDEAALKIASRLRFSPGYVQGQPRKMAHRMPINFNLED; encoded by the coding sequence ATGAAAAAGTACCTCAAATATATTGCAAAGTTCTCACACTCAGTTCGCCAAAATCGGGAACGACTTTTCCATTTGTGTTTGGCACTTAGCTTTATATTACATACAGCTTCCTATGCTGCTTATCGAATCAGCCAAATGCAGGTCGATGAAGAAGTGAGCGAAAACACTGAGTTTGAAGATGTGGATATGAACTTCGATGATATTCCTCCAGAGCTCATTGGAGGCACATCTTCACCTGCACCTGTAGAAAAAAGCGAATGGATTGAAGGGAGCAACAAAAACAAAGAAGATGAGCCAGATAACTCAGACTTAAACCCAAACCAACTTTCTGGAAATGGTACTGACAAAGATGGTTATCTTTTCTCATTCAATGGAGATAAACCACCAACTCCTATCGTTGATTTTGATTTAAAAGATTATTTTCCAGCTCAGGCAAGGGCTGCCAATATCTCAGAAAAAACTGTGATTTTAATGGTGCAAGTCAACGAAGATGGGACTTTGGAATCTGCCAAAATTGTAAGTGGAAAAGCAGGTTATGGGTTTGACGAAGCTGCATTAAAAATTGCGAGTAGACTTCGCTTTAGCCCTGGTTACGTGCAAGGCCAACCCAGGAAAATGGCCCATAGGATGCCGATCAATTTCAATCTAGAGGACTAA
- a CDS encoding sensor histidine kinase — protein MWAKIQKSLTSPFLVLSIFTVVLILLLHYFVVLPVFFGDSLRRHSHVKILDLTEVHYILGDIERFPDGRYNFPSTDSFDWPKSTTYLDTDALLRIAASEIIWFRTEEINTKINPEDYTLITHNGTNFEIYAEDGNLLYQYKKNPLSDEVPEYHELDYSWVPIGKFPSKRYYIKYFHGKNLLFNIDLVQNMVGPKDEVLVHFAKSNLTSLYTHSFFVVIGIFTALVYLIQFKRGYHALLDFACFTFLIGIIGLTSNQFIEFISYDRNAIFIVSTICANFVFIPMHSGLRRLFPDDRYHLLSILIFTNLIIGLINIYVRLHFNQSPILLEWILRLRIFYLIFAILNFLCPIYVAYNAWKRGSEIGLGHVIGFSITLVLVAIEIYLSFQDQSQLRSLAYWGVLFGVFAQGLALEKQIFSHRTKMIEFEESLLRAEKALKEGQLKALQTKLSPHYLFNSLNTIHALHLTKPNLVGEAIIKLANNYRFLSDKAEMDLISFEEEWSFVEDFLHMQKIRFFDTVKIHLTKEGDFSQVLIPPLTLQPIVENAFKHGFRNSSSQNWLVEVSAKSDTKGNVLIRIADSGNGLDANLEENQEKIWSRSLGNIKARLNHFYRFAKIKISANQPSGLVITIHLENLQENALRT, from the coding sequence ATGTGGGCAAAGATCCAAAAATCTCTCACATCGCCTTTTTTGGTTCTTAGTATTTTTACGGTTGTATTGATTCTTCTCCTTCATTATTTCGTAGTCTTACCTGTATTCTTCGGTGATTCGTTAAGGCGTCATTCCCATGTAAAGATTTTGGATTTGACGGAAGTTCACTACATCCTTGGCGATATTGAAAGATTTCCTGATGGTAGGTACAATTTTCCTTCTACGGATAGTTTCGATTGGCCTAAATCGACCACTTATTTAGATACCGATGCTTTGCTTAGGATCGCGGCAAGCGAAATCATTTGGTTTCGTACAGAAGAGATCAATACTAAAATCAATCCTGAAGATTATACTCTGATCACACACAATGGGACAAACTTTGAGATCTATGCAGAGGATGGAAATCTCCTCTATCAATACAAAAAAAATCCTCTGAGCGATGAGGTGCCCGAATATCATGAGTTAGACTATTCCTGGGTGCCCATTGGAAAATTTCCTTCAAAAAGATATTATATTAAATACTTTCATGGGAAAAATCTACTCTTTAATATTGATTTGGTTCAAAACATGGTTGGGCCAAAGGATGAAGTATTGGTCCATTTCGCGAAGTCAAATCTCACTTCTCTGTATACTCATTCTTTTTTTGTTGTGATTGGAATTTTTACCGCCCTTGTCTATTTAATCCAATTCAAACGAGGCTATCATGCCCTATTGGACTTTGCTTGTTTCACATTTTTAATTGGAATCATTGGTCTAACGAGCAATCAATTCATAGAGTTTATCTCATATGATAGAAATGCGATCTTCATTGTTTCAACCATTTGTGCCAATTTTGTATTTATTCCAATGCACTCAGGACTACGTCGCTTATTCCCAGATGATCGATATCACTTGCTCTCGATACTTATATTTACAAATCTTATCATTGGTCTCATCAATATATATGTACGATTACACTTCAACCAATCTCCTATCTTATTGGAATGGATCTTACGTTTGAGGATTTTTTATCTTATTTTTGCGATTCTAAATTTTCTCTGCCCGATTTACGTTGCATACAATGCATGGAAACGCGGAAGTGAGATCGGCCTAGGCCATGTAATCGGTTTTTCAATCACACTTGTTTTAGTCGCTATCGAGATTTACTTATCTTTCCAAGACCAGTCTCAACTTAGGAGTCTTGCGTATTGGGGAGTTCTATTTGGTGTGTTCGCGCAAGGATTAGCTCTGGAAAAACAAATTTTCTCTCATAGAACCAAGATGATTGAGTTTGAAGAATCTCTCCTGAGGGCAGAAAAAGCACTCAAAGAAGGACAATTAAAGGCACTTCAGACAAAACTCAGCCCGCACTATCTATTTAACTCATTAAATACAATACACGCTCTGCACCTAACAAAGCCGAATCTAGTAGGTGAGGCCATAATCAAACTTGCAAATAACTATCGATTTTTGTCTGACAAGGCAGAGATGGATTTAATATCTTTTGAAGAAGAATGGTCTTTTGTAGAAGACTTTTTGCATATGCAAAAAATCAGATTCTTTGACACAGTGAAAATTCACCTAACAAAGGAAGGTGATTTTTCGCAAGTATTGATCCCCCCGCTCACCTTACAACCGATCGTTGAAAATGCCTTTAAACATGGGTTTCGAAATTCTAGCTCACAAAATTGGCTAGTAGAAGTTTCGGCAAAATCGGATACAAAAGGAAATGTGCTCATTCGCATAGCCGACAGTGGCAATGGTCTAGACGCAAACTTGGAAGAAAACCAAGAAAAAATTTGGAGCAGATCTCTAGGCAACATCAAAGCAAGGCTAAATCATTTTTATCGTTTTGCTAAAATCAAAATTAGCGCAAACCAACCATCTGGTCTTGTGATCACTATCCATTTAGAAAACTTACAAGAGAACGCGCTAAGAACATAG
- a CDS encoding TPM domain-containing protein, which yields MHFFKNVYAFFGMNRFVLVILFLFCLSLQAKDAYILRERVTDETGTLSKEFHSYLEEKLAKYESQTTNQIVVLVIESLEGDSIEDFSIRMAEKNQIGQKNYDNGVLLTIAKSDRKLRIEVGYGLEGQLTDVLCNRIIRSEITPYFKKDDFEKGIDTGINSIIGGIGGTYTLPKSIVDPYLGPLHDHPFIQSLREADLAGSHEALPLPIKIFVTVFVLFVLGVFTHAAIITPYMGWFIYFFLFPFWSIFPIVIHGFDIGVITFLCYSIGVVLIKLVLLLTPWGRKKMKSFDRIGSGSSGSGSSRSSSSSFGGRSSGGFSGGGGSFGGGGSSGSW from the coding sequence TTGCATTTCTTTAAAAATGTTTATGCTTTCTTTGGTATGAATCGATTTGTTTTGGTCATTTTGTTTCTCTTTTGTCTTTCCTTACAAGCGAAAGATGCATACATACTCAGGGAAAGAGTGACTGATGAAACTGGCACTCTTTCGAAAGAGTTTCATTCCTATTTAGAAGAGAAATTAGCAAAGTATGAGAGCCAAACCACAAATCAAATAGTGGTCTTGGTGATTGAGAGTCTGGAAGGCGACAGCATTGAAGACTTCTCTATTCGCATGGCTGAAAAGAATCAGATTGGACAAAAAAATTATGACAATGGGGTATTGCTTACAATTGCGAAATCTGATCGAAAACTTAGGATTGAAGTTGGGTATGGCTTAGAAGGTCAGTTAACGGATGTTCTCTGTAATCGTATCATCAGAAGTGAAATCACACCCTACTTTAAGAAAGATGATTTTGAAAAGGGGATAGATACTGGAATCAATTCGATCATTGGTGGCATAGGCGGTACATATACTCTTCCCAAAAGTATTGTTGATCCCTATTTAGGTCCTTTACATGATCATCCTTTCATTCAATCGCTAAGGGAGGCTGACTTGGCTGGCTCGCATGAAGCATTGCCTTTACCCATAAAAATTTTTGTGACCGTGTTTGTATTATTTGTATTGGGAGTGTTTACTCATGCCGCGATCATAACACCTTACATGGGTTGGTTTATCTATTTTTTTCTTTTCCCCTTTTGGAGTATCTTTCCTATTGTCATACATGGATTTGATATAGGAGTTATCACGTTTCTATGCTATAGCATTGGTGTTGTCTTAATCAAACTCGTGTTACTTCTCACTCCTTGGGGGAGAAAGAAAATGAAATCATTTGACCGCATTGGTAGTGGCTCAAGTGGATCTGGTTCCAGTAGAAGTTCTTCGTCTAGTTTCGGAGGACGTAGTAGCGGAGGTTTCAGTGGGGGAGGGGGAAGCTTTGGCGGTGGAGGGAGTTCCGGAAGTTGGTAA
- a CDS encoding helix-turn-helix domain-containing protein: MRRIFLFLAILLVFISCQPGPKEIGGVNLSGRVEYRRSDATENQFICNHASLASLKAKEWAKNGSKEALRISVIEPRIWLRFALENENEIPWKGSILLQWIHIPDLELCSESTDGQILDQYAGYHWESWLGVLSPFPHFQISLSPKERKVFYLRVRTTDDLNYPIRLLSEDQYRGILMVRFLAFVSLSFMGLIFLAWGLQMFFKNRNPVFLALVFFYASFYLLVYCMHGKVPASIFGESNLLVTHSFYIWFALLQFAFFLYLASFDFSNQKRLYKKGIFWLFAISGLLYLIIPYSDLFREYRIFVALINFILAFYWLYVTHVGQTQNTRPRLYLITWMVFLLLIFFRVLYHLDFYPYQVYVIYSSVVWLPFQIAYSLLLAHKGGKEKGLQALKNRNLFQNVDLVQITSRLNELLEKERVYLDPNFSEEKAAQLLGITYHQMSDLVNTHYKSNFPSLLNKYRISHAKSLLISEPDMNVTEVGKNSGFGSRSAFYSEFKKQTGSHPNAFKKMNVNSKSKDIS, encoded by the coding sequence ATGCGCCGAATCTTTCTCTTCCTCGCCATTCTCCTCGTATTCATCTCCTGCCAGCCTGGGCCCAAGGAAATTGGTGGGGTCAATTTGAGTGGTCGGGTGGAATACCGCAGGTCGGATGCTACGGAAAATCAGTTTATCTGCAACCATGCCTCACTCGCCTCACTGAAGGCAAAGGAATGGGCTAAAAATGGGAGCAAAGAGGCACTGCGCATATCAGTGATTGAGCCCAGGATTTGGCTCAGATTTGCCCTCGAAAACGAAAACGAGATCCCCTGGAAAGGTTCTATCCTATTGCAGTGGATCCACATCCCTGATCTCGAGTTGTGCTCCGAGTCAACAGATGGCCAAATCCTAGACCAATACGCAGGATACCATTGGGAGTCTTGGCTTGGAGTTCTTTCTCCTTTCCCTCATTTTCAAATTTCCCTCTCTCCAAAAGAGAGGAAGGTTTTTTATTTGCGCGTAAGGACAACCGATGATTTGAACTATCCGATTCGCTTATTGAGTGAGGACCAATACAGAGGCATACTGATGGTGAGGTTTTTAGCATTTGTAAGTCTTAGTTTCATGGGACTCATCTTTTTGGCTTGGGGTCTGCAAATGTTTTTCAAAAATAGAAATCCGGTCTTTCTTGCCCTCGTATTTTTTTATGCATCGTTTTATTTGCTTGTGTACTGTATGCACGGTAAAGTGCCTGCTTCTATCTTTGGAGAATCAAATCTTTTAGTAACACATTCTTTTTACATCTGGTTTGCACTTTTACAATTTGCCTTCTTCTTATATTTAGCTAGTTTTGATTTTTCAAATCAGAAGCGGTTGTACAAAAAGGGAATCTTTTGGCTGTTTGCTATTTCTGGTCTGCTGTATCTTATCATTCCGTATTCAGATCTATTCAGAGAATACAGAATCTTTGTTGCATTGATCAATTTTATCTTAGCATTTTATTGGCTTTATGTAACACATGTTGGCCAAACACAAAATACAAGGCCAAGACTTTACCTGATCACTTGGATGGTCTTTTTATTGCTGATATTTTTTAGAGTCTTGTATCATTTAGATTTTTATCCGTACCAAGTTTACGTAATATATTCTTCGGTAGTATGGCTTCCCTTTCAAATCGCTTATAGCCTTTTATTAGCGCACAAGGGAGGAAAAGAAAAAGGCCTACAGGCCTTGAAAAATCGAAATTTATTTCAAAATGTGGATCTTGTCCAAATCACAAGTCGCTTAAACGAACTTTTGGAAAAAGAAAGAGTTTATTTAGACCCAAATTTTTCAGAGGAAAAAGCGGCCCAACTTTTGGGAATAACATACCACCAGATGAGTGACTTGGTTAATACACATTATAAATCAAATTTTCCTTCATTATTGAACAAATACAGAATTTCCCATGCAAAGTCTCTTTTAATCTCTGAACCCGATATGAATGTTACTGAAGTTGGGAAAAATTCTGGCTTTGGATCCAGATCCGCTTTTTATTCGGAATTCAAAAAACAAACTGGTTCTCATCCCAATGCCTTTAAAAAAATGAATGTGAATTCCAAATCAAAAGACATTTCCTGA
- a CDS encoding sodium-dependent bicarbonate transport family permease, translated as MDYQAMANNLLNPPVLFFFLGMGVILFKSDLRLTDGVSKFLSLYLLFAIGFKGGHELFHSPFQEEHLLTLISCMFMAFFIPIYSFFIFRLKLDYHNSAALAGSFGSISAVTFVTAGAFLHNLGYEYQGFIVAGMALMESPAIVIAVILDRLAGQKDKGGESIQWKKLLHEAFFSSSVYILIGSLIVGYLSGESGWNTTKPFTEDIFKGLLSFFLLDKGIDAAKQMKDLKNTGVFLILSSLVIMVINALIGIALVKIIKMPLGDSLMFVVLCASASYIAVPAAMKDSIPEANPSMYLTVALSIVFPINIIFGIPLYFQILKELAGV; from the coding sequence ATGGACTACCAAGCAATGGCCAACAACCTTTTGAACCCACCGGTACTTTTTTTCTTTTTAGGTATGGGTGTGATTCTATTCAAATCAGATCTGAGATTGACGGACGGAGTGTCCAAATTTTTATCCTTATATCTTTTGTTTGCAATTGGCTTCAAAGGTGGACATGAACTATTTCACTCCCCCTTCCAAGAAGAGCATCTACTTACATTGATCTCCTGCATGTTTATGGCATTTTTCATTCCGATCTATTCCTTCTTTATCTTTAGATTGAAGCTGGATTACCATAACTCGGCAGCTCTTGCCGGAAGTTTTGGTTCGATTAGTGCGGTCACTTTTGTGACTGCCGGTGCTTTTTTGCACAACCTAGGTTACGAATACCAAGGATTTATCGTAGCTGGAATGGCTCTTATGGAATCTCCCGCTATTGTCATCGCTGTTATTTTGGATCGCTTGGCAGGACAGAAAGACAAAGGCGGTGAGTCAATCCAATGGAAAAAACTCCTTCACGAAGCTTTCTTTAGCTCTTCGGTTTACATTCTGATCGGCTCACTTATCGTAGGCTATCTTTCCGGTGAAAGTGGATGGAATACAACAAAACCATTTACTGAGGATATATTCAAAGGATTGCTGAGCTTCTTTCTTTTGGACAAAGGAATTGATGCGGCTAAGCAAATGAAGGATCTAAAAAATACAGGAGTCTTTCTCATTCTTTCTTCACTCGTGATAATGGTAATCAATGCTTTAATTGGCATCGCATTGGTGAAGATCATAAAGATGCCTCTAGGAGATTCCTTAATGTTCGTAGTCTTGTGTGCATCGGCTTCTTACATTGCTGTGCCTGCGGCAATGAAAGATTCCATACCAGAAGCAAACCCGAGTATGTACCTCACGGTTGCCTTATCCATTGTGTTTCCTATCAATATCATTTTCGGAATTCCACTTTATTTTCAAATTCTGAAAGAACTTGCTGGGGTGTAG
- a CDS encoding alginate export family protein → MFAKGRQTIQSYFFSGLLLFLLCISISILGETKTEETQSPEKYKSPMATKGIEPEYARHMFVEPELAAKVNKQTSFWVNDVLRIGFYLRPRQESRYNLDFNRSNAAYVDRTMQTSSLFLLFEPNEYVTGKITIQDARVWGGDSPANVGDIRAVFFNNTPSISSSTQTNSAALNTTGIREAFVMVKKLPLQMKMQVGRQIWAYGDQRMLGGANWTINGLSFDGIRLMYDESNLRLHIFAARPYWTQSGVNGVVSANDPKVNSNAKGSDTTIFGTYNTIKLFDAVALDLYSINVVRKWIPNTFNTATGLPNPSPHDPLALNRAKQNQELYTVGFRLTNRTNGNFLPKDKAWDWTWESAWQGGYTGRRVQERFLGSYLTGSFQNVLTEREKYSGQMHVFQTGYTFFEKLRLGAQWIYASGDKNRTDGSSSSFQTLANPRFSTIPYFNNFAGISENIDTKNIISRSISVSYQTESYGTFQISYFQNDKAEKQDAWYAINGAGNSTANIGLMNSSPVSPDKGSTENFADNPYAQPYRLGKRLYTEVDLTWMGLINDNVSIWIGVGYLRAGDAIANYRNSPIVFNPITGNFDWNADAFLGRNTLARNGSMAYFQVNAAF, encoded by the coding sequence TTGTTTGCAAAAGGCAGGCAAACCATTCAGTCGTATTTCTTTTCTGGGCTTCTTTTGTTTCTCCTTTGTATTTCTATTTCGATATTGGGAGAAACAAAAACGGAAGAAACGCAAAGCCCTGAAAAGTACAAATCTCCGATGGCCACAAAGGGGATAGAACCAGAATACGCAAGGCATATGTTTGTGGAGCCTGAGCTTGCCGCAAAGGTAAACAAACAAACTTCCTTCTGGGTTAACGATGTTCTTCGTATTGGATTCTACTTACGGCCTAGACAGGAATCTCGTTATAATTTGGATTTCAATCGCTCCAATGCTGCCTATGTGGACAGAACAATGCAGACTTCTTCCTTATTCTTACTATTTGAGCCAAATGAGTACGTAACGGGAAAGATCACCATTCAAGATGCAAGAGTATGGGGAGGAGACTCGCCGGCAAATGTTGGTGATATTCGAGCTGTTTTTTTTAACAATACACCTAGCATAAGTAGTTCAACACAGACAAATTCCGCAGCCCTAAACACTACTGGCATTCGGGAAGCATTTGTGATGGTAAAGAAACTACCTTTGCAAATGAAAATGCAAGTGGGACGACAAATCTGGGCCTATGGCGATCAACGTATGCTAGGTGGTGCCAATTGGACAATCAATGGATTGTCCTTTGATGGGATCAGATTGATGTATGATGAATCAAATCTAAGACTACATATATTTGCAGCAAGACCATACTGGACTCAAAGTGGCGTGAACGGAGTCGTATCTGCAAATGATCCTAAAGTAAATTCGAACGCCAAAGGATCCGATACGACAATCTTCGGAACCTACAATACCATTAAACTTTTTGATGCGGTTGCATTAGATCTGTATTCAATCAACGTCGTTAGAAAATGGATACCCAATACATTCAATACCGCAACAGGATTGCCAAATCCTTCTCCCCATGACCCATTGGCTCTCAACCGGGCAAAACAAAACCAAGAATTGTATACTGTAGGATTTCGGCTTACCAACCGAACAAATGGTAATTTCCTCCCAAAAGACAAGGCATGGGATTGGACTTGGGAGAGTGCCTGGCAAGGTGGCTATACTGGAAGAAGAGTCCAAGAAAGATTTTTGGGTTCTTATTTGACTGGAAGTTTTCAGAACGTACTCACAGAAAGGGAAAAGTATTCAGGACAGATGCATGTTTTTCAAACGGGCTATACTTTTTTCGAAAAACTGAGATTAGGTGCGCAATGGATTTACGCCTCAGGAGATAAGAATCGAACCGATGGAAGTTCTTCGTCCTTCCAAACACTTGCAAATCCAAGGTTTTCTACCATACCCTATTTTAATAATTTTGCAGGTATATCAGAGAACATAGATACAAAAAATATCATTTCAAGAAGTATATCTGTTTCCTACCAAACGGAATCTTACGGAACATTCCAAATTTCTTATTTTCAAAATGACAAAGCAGAAAAGCAAGATGCTTGGTATGCAATCAATGGAGCTGGCAATTCTACTGCTAATATTGGGCTAATGAATAGTTCTCCCGTTTCGCCTGACAAAGGAAGTACGGAGAACTTTGCGGACAATCCATATGCACAGCCTTATCGTCTTGGCAAAAGATTATATACAGAAGTTGACCTTACCTGGATGGGCTTGATCAATGACAATGTCTCCATTTGGATTGGAGTTGGGTATCTACGAGCAGGTGATGCGATCGCAAATTACCGCAATTCGCCCATAGTCTTCAATCCCATTACAGGTAATTTTGATTGGAATGCAGATGCTTTCCTAGGAAGGAATACCCTTGCAAGGAATGGCTCTATGGCCTATTTCCAAGTAAATGCTGCATTTTAA
- a CDS encoding TetR/AcrR family transcriptional regulator, whose amino-acid sequence MSKETKQRRVRNSLSREEIRNVSLLILKEEGIDALSMRRIAHRLGCSVASPYSYYESQIDLVKDLIKHGEDELLAMLKDAVPPGENVSTFDKLAGIARAYFRFASINRELHKIMFVTDYGALHRKAFPQLPKSYRFFLETLREGFETGEIKYPIQEYTAIARLMWSWMYGLLVLDMTGMLRKRKSSENPIEEGISYFQKLLSSNP is encoded by the coding sequence TTGAGCAAAGAAACGAAACAAAGACGAGTTCGCAATAGCCTTTCTCGCGAAGAGATTCGCAATGTTTCTCTCTTGATTCTCAAAGAAGAAGGCATTGATGCTCTTTCCATGCGTCGGATAGCTCACCGTTTGGGATGCAGTGTTGCCAGTCCTTATTCATATTACGAAAGTCAGATTGATTTGGTCAAAGACCTCATTAAACACGGCGAAGACGAACTTCTGGCTATGTTAAAAGATGCTGTGCCACCTGGAGAGAATGTTTCCACCTTTGATAAGTTAGCGGGCATCGCCCGTGCTTATTTTCGATTTGCAAGTATCAACAGAGAACTTCATAAAATCATGTTTGTAACAGATTATGGAGCCTTACACAGAAAAGCCTTTCCGCAACTTCCAAAAAGTTATCGATTCTTTTTGGAAACTTTACGGGAAGGTTTTGAGACAGGCGAAATCAAATACCCGATACAAGAATACACTGCCATTGCACGGCTTATGTGGAGTTGGATGTATGGCTTGCTTGTTTTGGATATGACTGGCATGCTGCGAAAACGCAAATCAAGCGAAAATCCAATTGAAGAGGGAATTTCTTATTTCCAGAAACTCCTCTCTTCAAATCCATAA
- a CDS encoding lysophospholipid acyltransferase family protein, whose product MWMIIKPMRLVYGLRPCEYENQHILTELKGKTFIAVSNHIKPRNKFLRLISMPYDAFMIRHFMKQHGIYATAMTSYDAGKRVKGAKKLRPGQVRKEQLIKGIVKSMDLIPLNRNENDPSTIQEIRRRIAKGNLALGIFPEGTYFRGFRKNRKLHGGMAVLSKRYNLPIVTFYIDSYNMNKKSRISVGNPIWEPMEANQVIEIVRNEMIRLKERKQVDVGDFTSIEEENQHTSV is encoded by the coding sequence ATGTGGATGATCATAAAACCAATGCGTTTGGTGTATGGATTACGTCCCTGTGAGTATGAAAATCAGCATATTCTAACAGAGTTAAAGGGAAAGACATTCATAGCTGTTTCTAATCACATCAAACCTAGAAATAAATTTTTAAGACTGATCTCGATGCCTTACGATGCCTTTATGATAAGGCATTTTATGAAGCAGCATGGTATATATGCGACTGCGATGACAAGTTATGATGCCGGTAAACGTGTAAAAGGTGCTAAAAAATTGCGTCCAGGGCAGGTTCGGAAAGAGCAGTTGATCAAAGGGATCGTTAAGTCAATGGATTTAATCCCTTTGAATCGAAACGAAAATGATCCGAGTACCATCCAAGAGATTCGTAGGCGGATTGCCAAAGGCAATCTTGCACTAGGTATCTTTCCTGAGGGGACTTATTTTCGTGGGTTCAGAAAGAATCGAAAGTTGCATGGAGGAATGGCAGTTCTAAGCAAACGATACAATTTGCCTATCGTGACATTCTATATTGATTCGTACAATATGAACAAAAAATCTAGAATATCTGTTGGCAATCCAATCTGGGAGCCTATGGAAGCAAACCAAGTCATTGAAATTGTTAGAAATGAAATGATCCGACTTAAAGAACGGAAGCAAGTTGATGTAGGAGACTTTACATCAATTGAGGAAGAAAACCAACATACATCCGTTTGA